Below is a window of Chryseobacterium arthrosphaerae DNA.
ACTACAGATGTTGTAGATATTCACCACGCCGGAACTGCCATGCGTTTCCTTACCTCCTATTATTCTATTCAGGAAGGAAAAACAACAGTGCTTACAGGCTCCGGAAGAATGAAGGAAAGACCGATCAAAAATCTGGTAAGCGCCCTGAAAGATCTTGGTGCTGAAATCGAATATATGGAAAATGAAGGCTTTCCGCCTTTGAAAATTACAGGAAAAAAGATTACAGAGACATCAGTACATGTTCCTGCGAATATTTCAAGCCAGTTTATCACTTCCCTGCTTCTGATTGCAGGTAAACTTGAAAACGGACTGGAAATTAATCTTGTGGGAGAAGTGACTTCCAGATCTTATATTGAAATGACGCTTGATATTCTGACCAGATTCGGGATCAGAAACAGCTTTGAAGGAAATACGATCAGAGTAGAACCGTTTATGGATGATCATTCATCACCAGTCAGCTATGAAGTGGAAAGTGACTGGAGCTCGGCCTCTTACTTCTACTCCATCTGTGCTTTGGGAAGGGAAACCATTCACCTGAAAAGCTTTTACAGAGAATCTACCCAGGGAGATTCAGCCATTGCAAAAATTTATGAAGATTTCTTCGGGATCAAAACTGTTTTCTCCGAAGATGAGCATAAAATAACACTGGAACCTCAGCAGGATTTTTCATTTCCTGAAAAGATCGTTCTGGATATGAACAACTGTCCGGATATTGCCCAGACATTATGTGTAACTGCTGCGGCATTAAAAATTCCTTTTGAGATTTCAGGACTGGGAACTTTAAGGGTAAAAGAAACCGACAGGCTTCAGGCTTTATATAATGAACTGAAAAAACTGGGAGCTGAAACAAAAATCACTGATCTGACCATAGAATCTGTGAGCTTCGGAGAACCGGAAGATAATATTTCAATCAAAACGTATCAGGATCACAGAATGGCGATGAGCTTTGCTCCGTACTGCCTGATCGGGGAGCTCAATATCGAGGATGAGGATGTGGTGGAAAAATCATATCCTATGTTCTGGAATGATCTTGCCGATATAATGACGAATTAATATAAAAAGCTGATGATATGGTAATCTGAAATGCATCTTTTCAGATTACTGTATTATCTTCCATACACCCAACCCAATCATGAAAAAATACCTTCTTCTGTCTGCTTTTGTATTTCCATTGTCCCTTTGGGCACAATACCTGTTTCCCAATGAAGAAATCATCTATTCTTTTGAAACCAAAAATGGAAAGAAAATGACCCTGGTAAAAGATAAAAAAGAGGCATATATTCAGTAGCGTTTCGGGAGCAAGAATCGTGTAGAAATGGAATATCCTTCGGAAAGGACAGAAGAAAGCTGGAAAAAATTCAAATACAATTCCTATTACCGAGGAGGCGGAAAACAGAATGCAGGAATGTCTCTCAATTATCTGACATTTACCAACAATGGTTATCAATATCAAATATTCAAAACGTATCAGGCGGAAGATGAATCTTATTCTACGGGAGTTACCGTAACGGATGCCAAAGGTAAAGAAACAGATATTGACGGAATATACAAGACAATAAAAGGCTGCCTGTGCCGTCTGGATGATTCTCACCTGATTCTCAAAGAAGATACGGGATTATAATTTACCTTGATCACCCATATGAAAAAGCTGTTTTCGTTCATTGCTTTCACACTGATCATTAGTTCTCATGCCCAGACCCTGAAAGATTTTTCAGTTCCGAAAGGATATAAGAAAATTTCTGAAGCAAAGGGCGATCTTGATAAAGATGGCAGGGATGAAACAGTAATGGTATTCAATACTGATATAAGAGCTTCCAAAGAAGAATATCCTGAAGCAGATTACAAAAGGGTGCTCTATATTCTTAAAAATACAGCCAACGGCCTTAAGGTATGGAAAGAAGCTTCCGGATTTCTCATTTCCAGTGGAATGGGCTTCAGTCCTGAATACAACGGGCCTCCCGAAATTTCCATAAAAAACAACGTTTTGGCAATACGCCAGGAATTGGATACCAATTCCAGACATACCCTGGCTTACAGGCATACTTTCAGATTTCAGAATAATGATTTTTACCTGATCGGTTCACAGGAAAATTTTGATGACACCTGTGAATTCAACATCCTTCATGAAGTGAATTTCTCAACAGGAAAAGCTATTGTGGATGAACAATATTACCCATGCTTCGAGGGAGATAAAGCGCCTCAGGAAAATTTCTACAAAGCTTTTACTCATAAATTTAAGCATCTTATAAGAATGACTGACTTCAAAACCGGTGAAAATGAGTTTCCTGTTCCCGGTTCAAAGCGGTCTTTTATTTTCTAAATAGCTTCACGCTGTCTTTTAAAACAAGTTAATCTTCCCTTAAAGTTAAATTAACTCCTCATAACTTGATATATTCTTATTTTTAAGTGACAATAAAAATAAAATAAAACTATGTTTAAACACAGCATGAGACGTTTAACAGCAATCAGCCTTGGTATTGCTGCTGCAAGTCTGTTACTTTCCTGTTCCAACGACAACATTCTTGAAAGAGATTCCAATGAAACGGTTATAGCTTCAGGAAAAGCAAATCTTAAAGCGGCTTTGGTTCCTGTTGCCATGAACAGCTGGATGGCTAATCTTCAGGACAATATTTCCATTTCAAAAATTTCCATTCCCGGAACGCATGATTCAGGAGCTCGTGTAGATGCCCCTGTTGTATCAGGTACGGCAAAAACACAAGACCTCAGCATTGCTGAACAGCTGGATGCGGGAGTCCGTTTTCTGGATATCCGCTGCAGGCATATCGACAACTCTTTTACCATCCATCACGGAGCAATTTACCAAAAACTGAATTTTGATGATGTACTTAATGCCTGTTATGCTTTCCTGAACAGCCATCCGTCTGAAACAATTATCATGTCTGTAAAAGAAGAGTATGACGCTTCCAATACGACAAGAAGTTTTGAGCAGACTTTTGATTCCTATGTTCAGAAAAATTCTGCCAAATGGGACCTGGGCACTACCATTCCCAACCTTGGCGATGTAAGAGGAAAGATCAAATTATTAAGGAGATTTTCTGCGAACACGGCTAAAGGAATCAATGCTACATCATGGGCAGATAATACCACTTTTGAAATTAATAATTCTGCGGCACAGCTTAAAGTTCAGGATTATTACAAGGTAACCAATAATGATGATAAATGGAACGGAATACTGAACCTTCTGAATGAAGCAAAAAATGATACCACCGGGAAGCTTTTCATCAACTTCACAAGTGGTTACAAACCTGGAATTTTTGGAATCCCAAGTATTCCTACCGTTTCCAACAGCATTAATCCTAAGCTGAAAACATTCTTTCAAAACAATACCAAAGGGACTTACGGAATTATGCCGATGGATTTTGTCAATGCCGAACTGTCTGAGCTGATTGTAAAGACCAATTTCTGATCAATTTTTGTTAGATATATTTAAAGGCTGTCTCCCCAACGAGAGACAGCCTTTTTATTTTTAATTTTAAATATCCGGCTTTTAAAAATAGTAGATTTTCGCTTACTGATTGATCAGATTTTTTAAAGCACATGATCTGCGTAATCTCCAAAATCTGCGAGAGTTTAAACTAATACTCAATACATTATTTCCGGATTCCGTAAGCCTCCATAATTTTATTGAAGATCTCTGTATTTTCAAACAATCCGGTGAACTCTTTAGAATTAGGACCATAAGCAAAAACACTTGACGGAATGGAAGTATGATCATTGGTACTGAAATTTCCGAATATCCATCCTTCTTTAAGGTTTCCGTCCAGAAGGGTCAACCCTCCGGTTTCATGATCACCCACAACAATCACTAAGGTTTCTTTATTTTCATCAGCAAACTTCATCGCTTTTCCTACCACATGATCAAAATCCAGAAGCTCTGTTACCAGCTGCTCAATATTGTTGCTATGGCCTCCGCCATCTGTCTGGGAAGCTTCCACCATCATAAAAAATCCTTTTTTATTATTTTTCAGATCATTTAATGTAAGATCAAAGGCATCAGCCAGCCAGTTTCCTCTTTGAGACACCCGTTGTGAAGCCAGCGGATCGATGATCAGCGTACGGTTAGTGATTTTATTCACCGATTTCAGATCCTGATATAAATCTATTTTGGTCTCTTTAAATTTCAGCAGGTTCTCCTGGGTAAGGC
It encodes the following:
- a CDS encoding 3-phosphoshikimate 1-carboxyvinyltransferase, whose product is MKKLEKSTLIGNKTVQISGSKSISNRLLILESLFSTIKIGNLSNSQDTQLLKKALSETTDVVDIHHAGTAMRFLTSYYSIQEGKTTVLTGSGRMKERPIKNLVSALKDLGAEIEYMENEGFPPLKITGKKITETSVHVPANISSQFITSLLLIAGKLENGLEINLVGEVTSRSYIEMTLDILTRFGIRNSFEGNTIRVEPFMDDHSSPVSYEVESDWSSASYFYSICALGRETIHLKSFYRESTQGDSAIAKIYEDFFGIKTVFSEDEHKITLEPQQDFSFPEKIVLDMNNCPDIAQTLCVTAAALKIPFEISGLGTLRVKETDRLQALYNELKKLGAETKITDLTIESVSFGEPEDNISIKTYQDHRMAMSFAPYCLIGELNIEDEDVVEKSYPMFWNDLADIMTN
- a CDS encoding phosphatidylinositol-specific phospholipase C; its protein translation is MRRLTAISLGIAAASLLLSCSNDNILERDSNETVIASGKANLKAALVPVAMNSWMANLQDNISISKISIPGTHDSGARVDAPVVSGTAKTQDLSIAEQLDAGVRFLDIRCRHIDNSFTIHHGAIYQKLNFDDVLNACYAFLNSHPSETIIMSVKEEYDASNTTRSFEQTFDSYVQKNSAKWDLGTTIPNLGDVRGKIKLLRRFSANTAKGINATSWADNTTFEINNSAAQLKVQDYYKVTNNDDKWNGILNLLNEAKNDTTGKLFINFTSGYKPGIFGIPSIPTVSNSINPKLKTFFQNNTKGTYGIMPMDFVNAELSELIVKTNF